From Corynebacterium frankenforstense DSM 45800, the proteins below share one genomic window:
- the rpsT gene encoding 30S ribosomal protein S20 has translation MANIKQQKKRVLTNEKRRQRNKAVRSAARTEIRKFREAVEAGDKSAAEAQLRVASRTLDKAVTKGVFHRNNAANKKSNMARALNKLA, from the coding sequence ATGGCGAACATCAAGCAGCAGAAGAAGCGCGTCCTGACGAACGAGAAGCGTCGTCAGCGCAACAAGGCGGTCCGCTCCGCGGCCCGCACCGAGATCCGCAAGTTCCGCGAGGCCGTCGAGGCCGGCGACAAGTCCGCCGCCGAGGCCCAGCTGCGCGTCGCGTCGCGCACCCTGGACAAGGCCGTCACCAAGGGCGTCTTCCACCGCAACAACGCGGCGAACAAGAAGTCCAACATGGCCCGCGCCCTGAACAAGCTGGCCTGA
- a CDS encoding LysE family translocator: protein MTWAQFASAMLLNLLGVASPGPDILLVTRLATRSRTHAYRAVAGVQTGALIWITATVLGAAALFSAYPAAVGVIELVGGVFLVLMGRGMAASGLRQRREPPVDAEAAAAALGTPWSAWRTGLATNLSNPKIVLFLAAIVGPLLPPDPSLGEAALLVLALWLPSIAYFWLLATVVSTEAVRRRLLGAGAWIDIGAGVIFLLIGAVLAWRGAVALF from the coding sequence GTGACCTGGGCCCAGTTCGCCTCGGCGATGCTGCTCAACCTGCTCGGCGTCGCCTCGCCCGGCCCGGACATCCTGCTGGTCACCCGGCTGGCCACCCGCTCGCGCACCCACGCCTACCGCGCCGTCGCCGGCGTGCAGACGGGCGCGCTGATCTGGATCACGGCCACCGTCCTCGGCGCCGCCGCGCTCTTCAGCGCCTACCCGGCCGCCGTCGGGGTCATCGAGCTCGTCGGCGGCGTCTTCCTGGTGCTCATGGGCCGCGGCATGGCCGCCTCGGGGCTGCGCCAGCGCCGCGAGCCGCCGGTGGACGCCGAGGCCGCCGCGGCCGCCCTGGGCACGCCGTGGTCGGCCTGGCGCACCGGGCTGGCGACGAACCTGTCGAACCCGAAGATCGTGCTCTTCCTCGCCGCGATCGTCGGCCCGCTGCTGCCGCCGGACCCCTCCCTCGGCGAGGCCGCGCTGCTCGTGCTCGCCCTCTGGCTGCCCTCGATCGCCTACTTCTGGCTTTTGGCCACCGTCGTCTCCACCGAGGCGGTGCGGCGCCGGCTGCTGGGCGCGGGCGCCTGGATCGACATCGGCGCGGGCGTGATCTTCCTGCTCATCGGCGCCGTCCTCGCCTGGCGGGGCGCCGTAGCACTCTTCTAG
- a CDS encoding ankyrin repeat domain-containing protein, protein MTNPELPEDVQELAGRLFDMAREGDETLLAYVDAGVPVDLANQDGNTLLMLAAYAGRAALVRALVERGADVDKLNDRGQAPLAGAIFKKEDDVVDALLDAGASPTAGTPSPVDTARMFGREDLLDRLR, encoded by the coding sequence ATGACGAACCCCGAGCTCCCCGAAGACGTCCAGGAACTGGCCGGCCGCCTGTTCGACATGGCCCGCGAGGGCGACGAGACGCTCCTGGCCTACGTCGACGCGGGCGTGCCCGTCGACCTGGCGAACCAGGACGGCAACACGCTGCTCATGCTCGCCGCCTACGCGGGCCGGGCCGCACTGGTGCGCGCGCTCGTGGAACGCGGCGCGGACGTCGACAAGCTCAACGACCGCGGCCAGGCGCCGCTGGCCGGCGCCATCTTCAAGAAGGAGGACGACGTCGTCGACGCGCTTCTCGACGCCGGCGCCTCGCCCACCGCGGGCACCCCCAGCCCCGTCGACACCGCGCGTATGTTCGGCCGCGAGGACCTCCTGGACCGACTGAGGTGA
- the holA gene encoding DNA polymerase III subunit delta, with product MVAMDEQVHLILGPETFLAERARAAIVDQIRAGREGITVTDMRAGDITAAELLEVLSPSLFGDDRIVVLHDADKAGNEAAEQILKAAVDPGPGIYLVVEHTGKGRTKKMAEKLAKIAHVWPAEEIRQRDLQGWVTREFRERGAQVAPDVVRAVLEGVGSDPRELAIAVEQLVEDADGPVTTAVVRAYYAGVAEVSNFDIADWAVSGQTSRAVAAVRRALQLGTSPVPIASALSNKVGMIARLYSTRGRADQNALAREIGAHPFVIKKTLPVARRWSGEAVSRAVILMAELDAEVKGQGGQAEYAVENAVRRIARLAG from the coding sequence ATGGTGGCCATGGACGAGCAGGTGCACCTGATCCTGGGGCCGGAGACGTTCCTGGCGGAACGCGCCCGGGCGGCGATCGTCGACCAGATCCGCGCCGGCCGGGAGGGGATCACCGTCACCGACATGCGCGCGGGGGACATCACCGCCGCCGAACTGCTCGAGGTCCTCTCCCCGTCGCTCTTCGGCGACGACCGCATCGTGGTCCTCCACGACGCCGACAAGGCCGGAAACGAGGCCGCCGAGCAGATCCTCAAGGCCGCCGTCGACCCCGGCCCCGGCATCTACCTCGTCGTCGAGCACACCGGCAAGGGCCGCACGAAGAAGATGGCCGAGAAGCTCGCCAAGATCGCGCACGTCTGGCCCGCCGAGGAGATCCGGCAGCGCGACCTGCAGGGCTGGGTCACCCGCGAGTTCCGCGAGCGCGGCGCCCAGGTCGCCCCCGACGTGGTGCGCGCGGTCCTCGAGGGGGTCGGCTCGGACCCGCGGGAGCTCGCCATCGCGGTCGAGCAGCTCGTCGAGGACGCCGACGGGCCCGTGACCACCGCCGTGGTCCGCGCCTACTACGCCGGCGTCGCCGAGGTCTCCAACTTCGACATCGCCGACTGGGCCGTCTCCGGCCAGACCTCCCGCGCCGTGGCCGCCGTGCGCCGGGCCCTCCAGCTCGGCACGAGCCCGGTGCCCATCGCCTCGGCGCTGAGCAACAAGGTCGGCATGATCGCCCGCCTCTACTCCACGCGGGGCCGGGCCGACCAGAACGCCCTGGCCCGCGAGATCGGCGCCCACCCCTTCGTGATCAAGAAGACGCTGCCCGTGGCCCGCCGCTGGTCCGGCGAGGCCGTCTCGCGCGCCGTGATCCTCATGGCCGAGCTCGACGCGGAGGTCAAGGGACAGGGCGGCCAGGCCGAGTACGCCGTCGAGAACGCCGTGCGCCGCATCGCCCGGCTGGCCGGTTAG
- a CDS encoding ComEC/Rec2 family competence protein, which produces MSELRLAPAALLAWAVALVILLGTWWPALLVTALAAGAAWYLRAPGQAILMAAAGAAQTVVTAVSAARVAVRPSAEITGTLAAPARRLDPGLWLLRVQVPDRPAPLPVFLRDEELPHLPAGTPVTADVRWRADESPGLAGYTGTAGSLETGEPTGHAGWVAGVRAALRQAAEDHVGESSRGLVPGMVLGDTSLMAPAEEQAYIDTGLTHLTAVSGANVTVVTAAAFLIVRLLGLGPRVQVGAAFAALVVFVALVGTEPSVLRAAVTGSVGLLAVIGSARLEPAHGLCLAVLVLLLVDPGLAAQWGFALSAAATAGIVAVFPALYRALARPWLPDALARAACVALAADVVTMPLIAGMAGRVSLVSVAANVLVAPAVAPVTVLGLIAAGLAVLPGGLEAVPLLLLEPCTWWIHRVAVALAELPLATVAAGPLWVVVCYGWVVFALLTRRRRAVSAASPRRTARA; this is translated from the coding sequence GTGAGCGAGCTGCGCCTGGCCCCGGCGGCCCTCCTGGCCTGGGCGGTCGCCCTCGTCATCCTCCTGGGCACCTGGTGGCCCGCGCTCCTTGTGACCGCCCTGGCCGCCGGTGCCGCGTGGTACCTGCGCGCGCCGGGGCAGGCGATTCTCATGGCCGCGGCCGGCGCCGCCCAGACCGTGGTCACCGCCGTGAGCGCGGCGCGCGTCGCGGTGCGCCCGTCGGCCGAGATCACCGGCACCCTGGCCGCCCCGGCCCGCCGGCTCGACCCCGGGCTCTGGCTGCTGCGCGTGCAGGTGCCCGACCGCCCCGCCCCGCTGCCGGTCTTCCTGCGCGACGAGGAGCTTCCCCACCTGCCCGCGGGCACCCCGGTCACCGCGGACGTGCGCTGGCGGGCCGACGAGTCGCCCGGCCTGGCCGGCTACACCGGCACCGCAGGCTCCCTCGAGACCGGCGAGCCCACCGGCCACGCCGGCTGGGTCGCCGGGGTCCGCGCGGCGCTGCGACAGGCCGCTGAGGACCACGTGGGGGAGTCCTCGCGCGGGCTGGTGCCCGGCATGGTCCTCGGCGACACCTCGCTGATGGCCCCGGCCGAGGAGCAGGCCTACATCGACACCGGCCTGACGCACCTCACCGCGGTCTCCGGGGCCAACGTCACCGTCGTGACCGCCGCGGCCTTCCTCATCGTGCGGCTGCTCGGTCTGGGCCCGCGCGTGCAGGTCGGCGCCGCCTTCGCCGCGCTCGTCGTCTTCGTCGCCCTCGTCGGCACCGAACCGTCCGTCCTGCGCGCCGCGGTGACCGGCTCGGTGGGCCTGCTCGCCGTGATCGGCTCCGCGCGCCTGGAGCCCGCCCACGGGCTCTGCCTGGCCGTCCTCGTGCTGCTGCTCGTCGACCCCGGGCTGGCCGCGCAGTGGGGCTTCGCGCTCTCGGCGGCCGCCACCGCGGGCATCGTCGCCGTCTTCCCGGCGCTCTACCGGGCGCTGGCGCGCCCCTGGCTCCCCGACGCCCTCGCCCGTGCCGCGTGCGTGGCCCTGGCCGCCGACGTGGTGACCATGCCCCTGATCGCGGGCATGGCCGGCCGGGTCTCGCTGGTCTCCGTGGCCGCCAACGTGCTCGTCGCACCCGCCGTGGCCCCCGTGACCGTCCTCGGGCTTATCGCCGCGGGACTCGCCGTCCTGCCCGGTGGCCTCGAGGCCGTCCCCCTCCTCCTGCTGGAACCGTGCACCTGGTGGATTCACCGCGTCGCCGTCGCACTGGCCGAGCTGCCCCTGGCCACCGTGGCCGCCGGCCCCCTGTGGGTGGTGGTTTGCTACGGGTGGGTCGTCTTCGCGCTCCTGACCCGGCGCCGCCGGGCCGTCAGCGCCGCGAGTCCCAGAAGGACTGCTCGAGCATGA
- a CDS encoding ComEA family DNA-binding protein translates to MKSVADLLGELARPTGEEDLMRVAYPAPRLRVTARQGALVAAVLAVAVVVWLIVSSGPEKEISDAAPASGVPVPPLSATAAPGDAGSEGSGDLVVSVVGHVAHPGLVTLPPGSRAADALEAAGALEGVDPRAVNLAQRLTDGEQLVVPAPGEPVPEPAPAPAPAPGGGGSGGGGAVSLNSADAAELTTLQGIGEVTAAAIVEHRESIGGFTSIDQLTEVRGIGPAKLEALRDQVTL, encoded by the coding sequence ATGAAGTCCGTCGCAGACCTCCTCGGCGAGCTGGCCCGGCCCACCGGCGAGGAAGACCTGATGCGCGTCGCCTACCCGGCGCCGCGCCTGCGCGTCACCGCCCGCCAGGGCGCACTCGTCGCCGCCGTCCTCGCCGTAGCCGTCGTCGTCTGGTTGATCGTCTCCTCCGGCCCCGAGAAAGAGATTTCCGACGCCGCGCCCGCCTCCGGTGTGCCCGTCCCACCCCTCTCCGCCACGGCCGCTCCCGGCGACGCCGGGAGCGAGGGGAGCGGTGACCTGGTGGTCTCCGTCGTCGGCCACGTCGCCCACCCGGGACTCGTCACCCTGCCGCCGGGTTCACGTGCGGCCGACGCCCTCGAGGCCGCCGGCGCGCTCGAGGGGGTCGACCCGCGCGCGGTGAACCTCGCGCAGCGCCTCACCGACGGCGAGCAGCTCGTCGTCCCCGCCCCGGGCGAGCCGGTCCCGGAACCGGCGCCGGCGCCCGCGCCCGCGCCCGGTGGCGGCGGCTCAGGTGGCGGAGGTGCCGTCTCGCTCAACTCCGCCGACGCCGCCGAGCTGACCACCCTCCAGGGCATCGGCGAGGTCACCGCCGCCGCCATCGTCGAGCACCGCGAGTCCATCGGCGGATTCACCTCTATCGACCAGCTCACCGAGGTCCGCGGCATCGGCCCGGCCAAGCTCGAGGCGCTGCGCGACCAGGTCACGCTGTGA
- a CDS encoding DegV family protein, producing the protein MSVRIVTDSSAGLPPGVAEELGITVIDLHVMSTDEGASTAGLSSLELCAAYARQLERGGDDGVVALHLSKELSSTWSSAVAAAAIFDDAVRVVDTGAVGMAVGAAAMAAARLAQDGAGLDECYALAVDILERSATWVYLHRLDELRRSGRISTATAVLSTALASKPIMRIEDGKIELAAKTRTQTKAFSRLVELVLEGAEGEPVFVAIQENEARESGRRLSEMLEEVLPEGSTVMMVELSDVLAVHAGPGSLGVSVVYSNHLRDLDLGL; encoded by the coding sequence TGCCCCCGGGCGTGGCCGAGGAGCTCGGCATCACCGTCATCGACCTGCACGTGATGAGCACCGACGAGGGTGCCTCCACGGCCGGGCTGTCCTCGCTGGAGCTGTGCGCGGCCTACGCCCGCCAGCTCGAGCGCGGCGGCGACGACGGCGTGGTGGCCCTGCACCTGTCCAAGGAGCTCAGCTCCACGTGGTCCTCGGCGGTGGCCGCCGCGGCCATCTTCGACGACGCGGTGCGCGTGGTCGACACCGGCGCGGTCGGCATGGCCGTCGGTGCGGCGGCGATGGCCGCCGCCCGCCTGGCCCAGGACGGCGCGGGTCTCGACGAGTGCTACGCGCTGGCCGTCGACATCCTCGAGCGCTCGGCGACGTGGGTCTACCTGCACCGCCTCGACGAGCTGCGCCGCTCGGGCCGCATCTCGACGGCCACGGCGGTGCTCTCCACGGCGCTGGCCAGCAAGCCGATCATGCGCATCGAGGACGGCAAGATCGAGCTGGCCGCCAAGACGCGCACCCAGACCAAGGCCTTCAGCCGGCTCGTCGAGCTCGTCCTCGAGGGCGCCGAGGGCGAGCCCGTCTTCGTCGCCATCCAGGAGAACGAGGCCCGCGAGTCCGGCCGTCGCCTCTCCGAGATGCTCGAGGAGGTCCTCCCCGAGGGCTCCACGGTGATGATGGTCGAGCTCAGCGACGTCCTCGCCGTGCACGCCGGCCCCGGCTCGCTGGGCGTCAGCGTCGTCTACTCCAACCACCTGAGGGATCTCGACCTCGGCCTGTGA